A genome region from Cucurbita pepo subsp. pepo cultivar mu-cu-16 chromosome LG02, ASM280686v2, whole genome shotgun sequence includes the following:
- the LOC111788553 gene encoding dihydrolipoyllysine-residue acetyltransferase component 5 of pyruvate dehydrogenase complex, chloroplastic-like isoform X2: protein MAHLLRTSFLAGSSPSLRRRPFLQLPFHPRRRSLQPQATIREIFMPALSSTMTEGKIVSWIKTEGDKLAKGESVVVVESDKADMDVETFYDGYLAAIMVDEGGVAPVGSAIAFLAETEDEISEAKSRAANVSSGSSPSAPPPEKIPENVGAAAAPVAAAKPASVVVASTHPASEGGKRIVASSYAKKLAKELNVELGAVLGTGPSGRIVAKDVEAAASTAVLKSDAARSVSAPGSSVQPPPSLELGTTVPFSTMQGAVSRNMVESLAVPTFRVGYTITTDALDALYKKIKSKGVTMTALLAKATALALAKHPIVNSSCRDGKSFTYNSSINIAVAVAIDGGLITPVLQDADKVDIYSLSRKWKELVDKARAKQLQPQEYNTGTFTLSNLGMFGVDRFDAILPPGTGAIMAVGASIPTVVGTKDGRIGKKNQMQVNVTADHRVIYGSDLATFLQTLAKIIEEPKGLTL from the exons ATGGCTCATCTTCTCCGCACCTCCTTCCTCGCCGGCTCCTCCCCATCTCTCCGCCGGAGGCCTTTTCTCCAGCTTCCATTCCACCCCAGGCGGCGGTCTCTCCAGCCCCAGGCCACGATCCGCGAGATCTTCATGCCTGCTCTCAGCTCCACCATGACCGAGGGCAAGATTGTGTCCTGGATCAAGACCGAGGGCGACAAGCTCGCCAAGGGCGAGAGCGTCGTCGTCGTTGAGTCCGATAAGGCCGACATGGACGTCGAGACCTTCTATGATGGCTATCTCGCTGCTATTATGGTCGATGAAGGAGGCGTTGCGCCTGTTGGATCTGCAATAGCGTTTTTGGCTGAGACTGAGGATGAGATTTCTGAGGCTAAGTCTAGAGCTGCCAATGTTTCATCTGGTTCTTCGCCTTCCGCACCTCCGCCGGAGAAGATTCCTGAGAATGTAGGTGCTGCGGCGGCGCCGGTTGCGGCGGCTAAGCCAGCTTCGGTGGTAGTGGCTTCCACTCACCCTGCATCTGAAGGAGGGAAGAGAATTGTGGCGTCCTCGTATGCGAAGAAGCTGGCTAAGGAGTTGAATGTGGAGTTGGGGGCAGTGCTGGGGACTGGGCCATCGGGGAGAATTGTGGCCAAGGATGTTGAAGCTGCGGCTTCTACAGCTGTTTTGAAATCTGATGCTGCTAGGTCAGTTTCAGCTCCAGGAAGCAGTGTGCAGCCGCCGCCATCCCTGGAGTTGGGAACCACTGTACCGTTTTCCACAATGCAAGGGGCAGTGAGTAGGAACATGGTTGAGAGTCTTGCAGTTCCCACATTCAGAGTGGGGTATACCATTACGACAGATGCGCTTGATGCTCTTTACAAAAAG ATTAAATCCAAGGGCGTGACTATGACAGCGTTACTTGCAAAGGCTACAGCACTAGCACTGGCTAAACATCCTATAGTAAATTCTAGTTGTAGGGATGGTAAGAGCTTTACTTATAATAGCAGCATCAATATTGCAGTTGCCGTGGCCATTGATGGTGGCTTGATCACACCAGTGCTTCAAGATGCAGATAAG GTGGACATTTATTCTTTGTCTAGAAAGTGGAAAGAGTTGGTTGACAAGGCCAGAGCGAAGCAACTGCAACCTCAGGAATACAACACTG GTACCTTCACTCTTTCTAATCTTGGAATGTTCGGTGTGGATCGTTTTGATGCAATTCTGCCACCAGGAACT GGAGCAATCATGGCAGTCGGAGCATCTATCCCCACGGTTGTAGGTACTAAGGATGGTCGGATTGGCAAGAAAAACCAAATGCAG GTAAATGTAACAGCAGATCATCGTGTAATCTACGGTTCGGACCTTGCTACTTTCTTGCAAACCTTGGCAAAAATCATTGAGGAACCTAAAGGTCTAACACTATAG
- the LOC111788553 gene encoding dihydrolipoyllysine-residue acetyltransferase component 5 of pyruvate dehydrogenase complex, chloroplastic-like isoform X1 has protein sequence MAHLLRTSFLAGSSPSLRRRPFLQLPFHPRRRSLQPQATIREIFMPALSSTMTEGKIVSWIKTEGDKLAKGESVVVVESDKADMDVETFYDGYLAAIMVDEGGVAPVGSAIAFLAETEDEISEAKSRAANVSSGSSPSAPPPEKIPENVGAAAAPVAAAKPASVVVASTHPASEGGKRIVASSYAKKLAKELNVELGAVLGTGPSGRIVAKDVEAAASTAVLKSDAARSVSAPGSSVQPPPSLELGTTVPFSTMQGAVSRNMVESLAVPTFRVGYTITTDALDALYKKIKSKGVTMTALLAKATALALAKHPIVNSSCRDGKSFTYNSSINIAVAVAIDGGLITPVLQDADKVDIYSLSRKWKELVDKARAKQLQPQEYNTGTFTLSNLGMFGVDRFDAILPPGTGAIMAVGASIPTVVGTKDGRIGKKNQMQVNVTADHRVIYGSDLATFLQTLAKIIEEPKGSKLA, from the exons ATGGCTCATCTTCTCCGCACCTCCTTCCTCGCCGGCTCCTCCCCATCTCTCCGCCGGAGGCCTTTTCTCCAGCTTCCATTCCACCCCAGGCGGCGGTCTCTCCAGCCCCAGGCCACGATCCGCGAGATCTTCATGCCTGCTCTCAGCTCCACCATGACCGAGGGCAAGATTGTGTCCTGGATCAAGACCGAGGGCGACAAGCTCGCCAAGGGCGAGAGCGTCGTCGTCGTTGAGTCCGATAAGGCCGACATGGACGTCGAGACCTTCTATGATGGCTATCTCGCTGCTATTATGGTCGATGAAGGAGGCGTTGCGCCTGTTGGATCTGCAATAGCGTTTTTGGCTGAGACTGAGGATGAGATTTCTGAGGCTAAGTCTAGAGCTGCCAATGTTTCATCTGGTTCTTCGCCTTCCGCACCTCCGCCGGAGAAGATTCCTGAGAATGTAGGTGCTGCGGCGGCGCCGGTTGCGGCGGCTAAGCCAGCTTCGGTGGTAGTGGCTTCCACTCACCCTGCATCTGAAGGAGGGAAGAGAATTGTGGCGTCCTCGTATGCGAAGAAGCTGGCTAAGGAGTTGAATGTGGAGTTGGGGGCAGTGCTGGGGACTGGGCCATCGGGGAGAATTGTGGCCAAGGATGTTGAAGCTGCGGCTTCTACAGCTGTTTTGAAATCTGATGCTGCTAGGTCAGTTTCAGCTCCAGGAAGCAGTGTGCAGCCGCCGCCATCCCTGGAGTTGGGAACCACTGTACCGTTTTCCACAATGCAAGGGGCAGTGAGTAGGAACATGGTTGAGAGTCTTGCAGTTCCCACATTCAGAGTGGGGTATACCATTACGACAGATGCGCTTGATGCTCTTTACAAAAAG ATTAAATCCAAGGGCGTGACTATGACAGCGTTACTTGCAAAGGCTACAGCACTAGCACTGGCTAAACATCCTATAGTAAATTCTAGTTGTAGGGATGGTAAGAGCTTTACTTATAATAGCAGCATCAATATTGCAGTTGCCGTGGCCATTGATGGTGGCTTGATCACACCAGTGCTTCAAGATGCAGATAAG GTGGACATTTATTCTTTGTCTAGAAAGTGGAAAGAGTTGGTTGACAAGGCCAGAGCGAAGCAACTGCAACCTCAGGAATACAACACTG GTACCTTCACTCTTTCTAATCTTGGAATGTTCGGTGTGGATCGTTTTGATGCAATTCTGCCACCAGGAACT GGAGCAATCATGGCAGTCGGAGCATCTATCCCCACGGTTGTAGGTACTAAGGATGGTCGGATTGGCAAGAAAAACCAAATGCAG GTAAATGTAACAGCAGATCATCGTGTAATCTACGGTTCGGACCTTGCTACTTTCTTGCAAACCTTGGCAAAAATCATTGAGGAACCTAAAG GTAGCAAGCTTGCATGA